TTGAGGTTGTTCCGAAGGCCCCAGCCTGAGTTACCCCAGGGGTTCCCTGAACAACCTTAATTTACCCTTATTTTATGTCCTTACTGTAATTGTACTGTAGCATTATTACCAttattagtttaaaaaaaaaaccattataACTTTCCCCCTCCCTTCGTAAAGGGAGATACTTTGAAGTTCAAGAAAATCCATAATAAGACCCTATAGTGGCTGTTGGTCTAGACGTCCCCCGTAGGGGCGTAGTTGGCATATTCACTGGAACTGATAGAACCTCCTGAGGGGCGGCTCTACAGGAGAGAGTAAACCCTCCTGGCGTTGGTGTTGAGTACCACCGCCAGCTGGCCTGGGTCCTCCCCCCTTAAACCAGCCAACTCCCGGAGCACGTTCCCCAGGAGCCAGGGAGTGTTGGGCCCCTCCCCTGCCCCAGAAGGTACCAGATAGGGAGCATCTAACTCCAACAACAGTCTACCGGAGTCGTGCTCCCTCAAGGCCCGGCGAGAGGCTTCGGTCCTGAGGGACAGAGCCGTCACCCCCAGGTACAGGTTTGGGAGGTACCTCTCCCATTCCTGCACCTGTTCCACCGATCCTGTGAGACAGTGCCAATGTATCACAAGCTCGGTGGCGCCGAGCACCTGGCGAATACATTTCAGGGCCGCTTGGCCGCTTCCTCCATCCCTGCAGTGAAGGACCAACGGTAGGGAGGCCTTGACCACTGCCCTTTGAAGGACCGTGGTCAAAACGACCTCCCCCAACTCCCCGTAGGCCGAGTTGTCCAAACACCTTAGAAATGGTAGAAGGTGCTGGCCCTCCTCCACCTGAAGAGGGTGCAGGCCCACGGATACCACGATCCTGGTATCTCCCTGGACCTGCGTCCTCATCAGTGACCAACCCCTCGGGTAGGCGTAGTTAGCCCTCCCTCAGGCGTGGGGGTATCTTGCTTAATATGCTCAGTTGGAGCCTCCAATAGAGGAGACTCCCAACTGACCGAGGAGGCGAGAGGGAGACATCCCGGGGATCTTGGAATTCGGAGTTGATGGCCTCTGCCACCCCCTTCTGCCTTCTCGCAAAGAGAATCCCCCGGAAGGCCCCTCCTCTGTAGGGAGATGTAGGCCCTTAATTAGGCCTAACAGCTCCCCGACCTCCTCGCACCCGCAATCGTGGGCCTGAGTGCAGAGCATGCGCTTCAGGCCCGCGATCCACGGGGCCACATTCTCCTCCAGGGTCCCATGATGACCAGAGTGGCCATTTAAGTGAGAGATCCTGGAGGCCCCCCTCTGCCGGCATGTGAAACAACCACCGTCCACGCTAGCAAGGAAGTTCAAATGAACCGAAGGCTGGTCACCTCCCTACCGCAAAGGGGGCATAACTCGCCATCCTGGCAGACACGGACGGTGACTGAATCACCGTCGGTGTTTGCCGGACGCGGCCGGGATCTCAGAGGCCATTCTGGGTGCTTCCCGGCTAGGGAGGTCGCCGGCAATGCTGTAGGCTTAACGGCGAAGCCAAACTGCGCATCGGACGCGGCCTCCCTCTCCCTTTTACGGGCCCTCTGTTGGTTTCGCTTGTGTGTCTTCGCTGAGCCCCCTCCTTGTATAGGAGGGCGGCCCAGCGAGGGCAGAGGTCGTTTTGGGCCCGGAGTCCCTCTTAATCCCCCTCCCTGCTGGATAGGGGAGACTCTGAAGCGGGGAGCCCGGATTTGGGGGTGTTACCCCGCCTCCTCCGGGATCTCCTCCTCTTCCTAGGGTGGAGGACACGGTCGGTGTCCTCCCATCCCCAGGAAGCGCTTCCTGGTGATGATGTCCCCTCGGCTCCCGCGGGGACCACCCCGGGTATCAGCAGGGATGCTTCATCCGCAGGGGTCGAGAGAACTGGTCTGGATGTGGGGTGGCTCGTGGAAGGTGCCACGCGGGGTTCCAATGGAACCGCGGTGGCCTTTATTTCCTCCATGAGCCTAAGAGTGGGCAGCGGTACCCCTAGGGGCACCTTCGGGACAGCCAATGGCCCGTCCGGGCGATCAGCAGTCCTGAAGGGTATCCCCCGGGGATACTGTCGGGGCTCTGGACTGGCCTCCCGGGGATCAGATTCTGTCTCCCCAGAAGGCAGGTCCGGTGTTTTAGTGGGGCCCCGGGTTGGTGAAGgggtatcccccccccccccccccccggacgTTTCAGAGGGAATGTTGTCGCCCTCGAGGTCCGTCTTCTCCGGCTCTGCCAGGGGAGCACGGACGGGCCCTGGGGGCGAGGAAGTCTCCGACTCCAATTGAGGAGTCGGATTTGCATACGTTTTGGACTCCTCCGTCCCTGTGGACGGTGGAGTCCCTGAGGGAGAAGTCCCACCCACCGGCCCTTTGGGGGTCGATGGCAATGGGGCTTCGGGTTCTAATAACCCTTGGACCTCCCTAAGGAGGTCCTCGAGCCCATCTTCCCGGTGGTCCAACTCTAGGATGTCCATTTATAATCCTGCAATGGAATTTACTGAGAGTTGCATTGTATGAATTGGAATAGTAGCATTTCCTATCTATCTACTCCTATACACCACCTGCATTTGTGCCTACACACACCACCTGTGTTCGCTTGCCTAACTTACCTTTCCCCCTCCCGTAGTGTAACCTAGGGTAGGAAGTAGTTGTCAAATCTGGTTTGTCTcaatcaaataataataatcaaataatagTACAAGGGATCACGGGAGATGCGTGCGCAGCTTCATTATTCATTCTTCAAAGTAGTTGAATGAACGCTATCATAAACTATCAGGGATCACAGAGAAAAGTACACAACCACTAGTACTAACTGTGTAACCaatgtaaattaaaacttaCAATTACCAACCAAGGGATGGGGTAAACAAGGGAGGGCCCGTGATCCCTTGTACTAGCCGGAATGAAGACAGAATTACAATCAAATTTCAACTTCCAGGTAAGTCtcatttaattatcaaattctGTCTTCATTCAGTTAGTACCGGAACCACGGGAGATGTTCAAAGACAGCGTTCATGAACAAAAGAACAAAGAACGAAATAACGTCAAatgttatattcaaaataatCACCAGTATCAATTCAAGTATTGTCATGACAATGCAACAAAAACTTATTCTcaaacatcattataattaCCAATAACATGATAAAAATGACTTCATCCTGACTAGAACATGAACTGAAATCACACTACTTGTACAGGCATTCACAAGTTATAACACTATCTGTTCCTCACTATAAATACCAATCCAAAGGAAAATGATAGTACAATGTACTTAATAACTACTCTAAGTATAACTACTATTCTACTATAACTGTAAAGTCATCAGTTCATATCTGATCTATTAGGAGGTTCATGATCAACACACATATTTATTCTAGCAATACAAGTCAATGCTGTATCCATCATATGTAACACATGTAAGTCCAATCTCACTAAAAAGGCAAATTTGcaacatttttacaaacaaaTCTTGTAGACAGGGTCTGTCACAGGTTTGTTATAGTATGTCCCAAAGGTACACTTATTTGTCCAACCTGCTGTTTTAAGGATAGTACTCAAAGGTAATGCAGTCAGTAGTGCAGCGGAAGTAGAAGCTGACCTCGTACTATGTGGCGTAAAAATTGTCATATCAATCCCAGCCTGGGACAACACTGTCTTAATCCATCTGGATATGGTTGCACGAGTCACCGGTTTATAAGGCGTTTGGTAGCTTATGAGCAACTGGGTGGCCCCTACTCGGAGCTGTTCAGTTTGAGCCAAGTATCGTGTAAGTACATTAACAATACACGACTCTGCATcaattttgttatgtttctcaAGTCTAACAGATGTAATGACTGGGCCCGTTGCCCTGTCAACAATGCCAACAACACCGTATGCTTCAGGGTGAGATTTTTAATTGTAGCACAATCTAAATGTTCCAGGAACACGAGTACTTGTTGAGGGTCCCATGTAACAGCATTACGCGGTAGCGCTGGTCGTAGTTGAAATACACCTCGTAAAAACCTTTTCACTAAGGGATGGTTTCCACACGGTagattgtcaatatatataaatgttgataagGCTGACCGCGCCGTATTCAGTGCACTATACCCAATGCCTCCATGGAATAAATTTGTGAGAAATTCCAATATGTCCGTCACAGATGGTGACATGGGATCACATGACCTCTGGTCTGAATACTGATACCACTTCTGAATGTAAGTGTTGTATTGTTTGTAGGTTCCATCACGCCATGAGGACAACAAGATTGATTGAGTCTCTTGAGAAAATCTCCATTTTTGGATTGCACTCCGGAAACCTTGCATGCTAGAAGTGTCATCCTGGGCGGTTGTTTTTCCCTCTGATGAGGATGAGTCAATGTCTTCTTGCTGTAGGgaataataaaaacacaatctATCAGACATTTCACAATTTGTGTGAACCAAGCTTGAGTGGTCCAATATGGAGCAATAATAATTGCTTCTGTTTTATCAAGTCtaattttttgcaaaattttccCATAAAGTGTAAATGGAGGGAAAATGTACACAAAAGAGTTTCAGGGAAATGTAAATGCATCTACAGCTAGAGCATATGGATCAGGACGCCAAGAGACATACTTTGGCAGTTGATTGTTGAGACGACTCGCAAAAAGATCGATCTCAGGCTTACCAAAATGTTGAGTGACCTTATGAAATAAATTGGAATCTAGCTTCCATTCAGTATTGTCATGCTCAAGTCTGCTCTCAAGATCTGCGTCAGAGTTATTTCGACCTGCTATATGCGCAGCTGTTAACCATAACTTATTGTCAACACACCAGTCCCATATTTGCCCTGCTGATGCATTACAAGTTGGAGTTTTACCCCCCATGTGCGATATGTATGCAATCGCAGTGGTGTTTTCTATATTAATGCGTATATGACAATTCTTCTCGTTTCTGCACAATGCTTAACAAGAAAAGCATGCAGCCTTAAGTTCTAAGACATTGATATGTTGATTACCTTCTAATTCTGACCATCTTCCCCCTGCTGATTGCATTTTAGTGCCATCTTTGTCATACCGAATACCTCCCCATCCTTTCTTTGAAGCATCAGATGTAAGGATGACTGATGGAGGTAGGTGCGAAATGAGAGCCATAGCACTATCAACATTATTGATCCACCATTGGAGATCAGTTTTGCTTTCCTTCGAAAGCTGCAGTTGGGCACTATAATTACCCCTTGACTTCTGTAAAGCCCTGATTTTGTCCTTTTCAAGTGACCTGTAATGACGTGGACCATACTGTACCCCTGAGAATGACGACACTACTACCCCAATACACTGTGCGACTGTTTCTATTGTAGGACATGGTGTATTTAAGAGCAACAAAGACATATCTTTCACTTTAACTCGCTTACGCAGCGGCAGAGAGATTGTCATATTCACAGAGTCCAAAGTGAAACCAAGATACTCAATTTGTTGTACAGGTTCAAAAATAGACTTCTGTGGGTGGATCACAAACCCACAGCTTGCTGACAATGACACTGTGTCGATCACGTTCCGTCTACACTCTCTTTTTGTATCACCTACTAACAGGGAATCATCAATATATGATGTATTAGTGTGACCTAGTTTCCTtaacattgaaaaaaatggtTTTGTGATTTTAGTAAACATACGTGGGGCTGAGGCAAGGCCATTAGGCATTGCAGTATATTGATACACTTTCCCCTCAAACATGAATCTCAGATATTTTTGATGTTTATGATGTATTGGGACTGAATAATATGCATCTTTCCAGTCTATTGATGCCATGTAACAGCCTGGCGATATTAAATTAATGGCAGTCTTCAAAGTATCCATTTTAAAATGGCGATAAATAACAGATTAGTTGACTTCTTTCAGATTTAAAATCATTCTAAATGAACCATCCTTCTTGGGACGTATAAAAATGTTCGAAAGAACTTGATCTCTAGAGGTTTTTACCTCCACCAAAACTTGCTTTTTTAGCAGTTTTTCAATTTCTTGAGAGATTATCAGTTTTTCTTTTTCACTGAATTTGTATTGAACATTGCCATATGACAGACTGTTACAGGGTTCATCAACAAATTCAATCTTTACACCATTGATAGCTTCCAGCAGTACAAAATCAGATGTAAGAGTTTTCCAAAATTGAATTTTGCTCTTAATGTTACCTGCTACAAAGTTTTCCACCTGCCTTGGCAGTTGTGGAAGAGTGCATGTTAAAAAATATTGCCAATCTTTATCAGCACTTACCTTGGTAAGGACAGGAGTAGTGTCGGGCAAAGTTATTTTCGCTCCTGTCCCTTCTTGAAGTTTTTTGACTTCTTGTGATAGTTTGGTGGGCCCCCATGGCCATGATTTTGTTGACGGTAGTTACCACCACCTGGTCCGCCATGATTGTAGTGCGGCCTGTCATAGGGTTTGTTGTTGTAAGGCCTCCAGCCAGCCTTCCCTTTGTTGTTATATCGGGAAGCACCCTTGACGTTACCATAAGCGTATTTGGACACGCTATGTGAAAGTTTGTTCGTTTCACTTATGTCTCTGACAGCCTGTGAAAGTTCATCCCCGAACAGCTCTGTTGTAACAGGTTACTCACGGAGCACAGATTTGCGAAGTGTTTATTAAGATCAGGCTTGATCAATTCACGACGCCGTTGACTAAACATCTGTGATGCATTTCCCACAAGAAGAAATCCATCCATAGTCAGCTTAAGCAGCTCATCGATGTCGGCACGTGAGGTGTTTTCTTTTTTCCTCATTTCTGTCAAAAGTTCGAGAGCTCGGGCAAGGGGAGTTAACCCCGACACAAGTCGCTTCTGCGTTTGTTGAAATGTGACGTCACGCTGCTTAATATGTTGATTTGAGCTTCTGTATATTGTGCTGTTACATCTGGGCGGcacaaacatttttattttagcTGGGCGAGGATAATCGGCCATCTTTGCCTTGATTTTGTCCTCAGACATACGTTTACTGATTATGTCTGTGATTAAGGCCgccaatttttcattttttatgtccGGACCAGTCGGTTCCTCGGCAGTAATTTCTTTCGTCGTTTCCGTAAGATACTGTGGGAGATCGTCGTTTGACGAACTAGCTTTAGTCCCAGAGCTCTCACCAGCTACCGATGTTGGCATAGACCGAGCATCGTCCTGTAAAATTTCGTCAATTTTATCACAGACGTCCATTTCTGACTCCTCATCACTGTCGGAATAGTCGCGGGTGTGACCGCCATTATCCATGGGTATCATCTGGAACATACGCATTTGTTGTTCCATGAGACTTTGCATATTACCCATAAATGCTGCCATG
This genomic stretch from Pecten maximus chromosome 13, xPecMax1.1, whole genome shotgun sequence harbors:
- the LOC117340364 gene encoding leucine-rich repeat extensin-like protein 5, which produces MDILELDHREDGLEDLLREVQGLLEPEAPLPSTPKGPVGGTSPSGTPPSTGTEESKTYANPTPQLESETSSPPGPVRAPLAEPEKTDLEGDNIPSETSGGGGGGDTPSPTRGPTKTPDLPSGETESDPREASPEPRQYPRGIPFRTADRPDGPLAVPKVPLGVPLPTLRLMEEIKATAVPLEPRVAPSTSHPTSRPVLSTPADEASLLIPGVVPAGAEGTSSPGSASWGWEDTDRVLHPRKRRRSRRRRGNTPKSGLPASESPLSSREGD
- the LOC117340363 gene encoding 3'-5' ssDNA/RNA exonuclease TatD-like codes for the protein MRTQVQGDTRIVVSVGLHPLQVEEGQHLLPFLRCLDNSAYGELGEVVLTTVLQRAVVKASLPLVLHCRDGGSGQAALKCIRQVLGATELVIHWHCLTGSVEQVQEWERYLPNLYLGVTALSLRTEASRRALREHDSGRLLLELDAPYLVPSGAGEGPNTPWLLGNVLRELAGLRGEDPGQLAVVLNTNARRVYSLL